Proteins encoded by one window of Aspergillus puulaauensis MK2 DNA, chromosome 4, nearly complete sequence:
- a CDS encoding acyl-CoA carboxylase subunit beta (COG:E,I;~EggNog:ENOG410PK5I;~InterPro:IPR011763,IPR011762,IPR029045,IPR034733;~PFAM:PF01039;~go_function: GO:0016874 - ligase activity [Evidence IEA]) — protein sequence MTTESVFPVHRSRLDLRAKHLQQNRADWDDILACFEEALKRVSAEGNDVSLNRHQSRGQLLPRDRVALLLDQDTPFLELGAFAGFENADSTPCANLIAGIGNVSGRPCLLMSHIPTQSGGAWNEMTVLKVNRMMEVAFENDLPLISLVQSAGVFLPQQFRVFHKGGQLFRDLAVRTQHGKPSCAIVFGSSTAGGAYHPALSDYTIFVENQAQAFLGGPPLVKMATGEVIGAEELGGANVHATVTGLADQIAIDEFDAIIKAREWVASLRERAVPIQGLLTPTEPRYPVEDLLSLVNPDIRKPFDMLEVLLRIVDDSRLSVFKPKYGTNMITAWAHIQGFPVGIVANQISVINPNEAAKTAQFIRMCNQENTPIIFLHNVTGFMVGAKAEHAGIIKMGAQLVSAVSCSTVPHISIIMGASYGAGNYAMCGRSYKPRFIFTWPTGRCSVMGPDQLSGVMETVQVQSAKSKGQVLEPEKLKKQVESFRQSAARDSESYATSSMLIDDGIIDPRDTRDVLGMCLEVVNLNGVKGAEAHKLLARI from the exons ATGACTACAGAATCAGTATTCCCCGTTCATCGCTCGCGTCTCGACCTGCGCGCGAAGCACCTGCAGCAAAACAGGGCCGACTGGGACGACATCCTCGCCTGCTTCGAGGAGGCGTTGAAACGCGTGTCCGCCGAGGGAAATGATGTATCTCTGAATCGTCATCAGTCTCGGGGGCAGTTATTGC CAAGGGATCGAGTGGCGCTTCTCCTGGATCAAGACACGCCCTTCCTAGAACTCGGTGCATTTGCTGGATTTGAGAACGCAGACTCAACACCATGTGCAAATTTGATAGCAGGAATTGGCAATGTCAG TGGCCGGCCGTGTCTTCTCATGTCGCACATTCCAACGCAGAGTGGAGGCGCGTGGAATGAGATGACAG TTTTGAAGGTGAAccggatgatggaggtggcATTCGAGAACGACCTGCCCTTGATCTCGCTCGTGCAATCG GCCGGAGTGTTTCTCCCCCAGCAGTTCCGCGTCTTCCACAAGGGAGGCCAGCTCTTTCGAGACCTGGCGGTGCGCACGCAGCATGGGAAGCCGTCTTGTGCCATCGTCTTTGGATCCTCCACTGCTGGAGGGGCATACCATCCTGCACTATCAGACTACACCATCTTCGTAGAGAACCAGGCTCAGGCCTTTTTAGGAGGTCCACCTCTTGTCAAGATGGCAACCGGAGAAGTCATCGGTGCTGAGGAGTTAGGAGGAGCGAATGTCCACGCGACAGTCACCGGTCTGGCTGACCAGATCGCTATTGACGA GTTCGATGCCATCATAAAGGCTCGCGAATGGGTGGCCTCCCTCCGAGAGCGAGCAGTGCCTATCCAGGGCCTGCTGACCCCTACCGAGCCACGGTATCCAGTAGAGGACCTGCTATCTCTGGTCAATCCTGATATCCGGAAGCCATTCGACATGCTCGAGGTGCTGCTGCGGATTGTCGACGACTCGCGGCTGTCGGTGTTCAAGCCAAAGTATGGCACCAACATGATCACAGCGTGGGCTCATATCCAAG GCTTTCCCGTCGGAATTGTCGCCAACCAGATCTCAGTGATTAATCCCAACGAAGCTGCAAAAACGGCCCAGTTCATTCGGATGTGCAACCAGGA AAACAcacccatcatcttcctgcACAACGTCACTGGGTTCATGGTCGGCGCCAAAGCCGAACATGCTGGTATCATCAAGATGGGCGCTCAACTCGTCTCGGCCGTCAGCTGCTCGACCGTTCCGCATATCTCGATCATCATGGGCGCATCATATGGAGCTGGTAACTACGCCATGTGCGGTAGATCATATAAACCCCGGttcatcttcacctggcCCACCGGTCGGTGCAGCGTCATGGGCCCAGACCAGCTATCGGGTGTAATGGAAACTGTGCAGGTACAGAGTGCCAAGTCAAAGGGACAGGTCCTTGAGCcggagaaattgaagaaGCAGGTGGAGAGTTTCCGCCAGAGTGCAGCGAGGGACAGCGAGTCCTACGCGACCAGTTCGATGCTCATTGACGACGGCATTATCGACCCAAGGGACACCAGGGACGTGCTGGGGATGTGCCTCGAGGTTGTGAATTTGAATGGCGTCAAGGGGGCAGAGGCACACAAACTTCTAGCTAGAATCTAG
- a CDS encoding uncharacterized protein (COG:I;~EggNog:ENOG410PW0U;~InterPro:IPR000873,IPR020845,IPR042099,IPR025110;~PFAM:PF00501,PF13193;~TransMembrane:1 (o249-272i)) — protein MSSQLSLVHGPKEPALWLDKTLCAVIDQQESSFPDRTALIVPWESTRLTYRQLADRSRVVAKALLGAGLRHGDCIGIMDGNSYEYIEVFLGAARIGCPVVVLNNTYTPDELRNAVYRSSCKIVFIAPNIGTRSLADHVENLQATNGKNYELSELQQVILFRADMPSANNMLDTYSNFLRKQRAASVDSELAQAEAKLAPEDVLNLQFTSGTTGSPKAAMLTNINIVNNARFVGNAMRLTPSDVVCCGPPLFHCFGLVMGFLASFCYGASIIFPSDHFRANCVVDALMAEDATVLLGVPTMFISELEILAKTGQKPRRLRTGLASGSAVSQTLMNEIRARMGVDKMLIAYGMTETSPVNFITSLDDPEDKRISTIGRVMPHTLAKVVDKHGKILPRGHRGELLVGGYALQKGYWKNEEKTREVMKLDADGVLWMHTGDEVMIDEQGYGHITGRIKDLIIRGGENIFPREIEDRLVAHSSISESSVVGIKDERYGEVVGCFLKATPGCQRVLDKEIQLWVESTLGRHKAPQHVFWIGDAAVGNDFPKTGSGKHQKHLLRDTGNRLVAQQKPRARL, from the exons ATGTCCTCCCAGCTCTCTCTCGTCCACGGGCCTAAAGAACCCGCCCTCTGGCTCGACAAGACGCTATGCGCCGTCATTGACCAGCAGGAATCATCTTTTCCCGATCGCACGGCTTTAATTGTGCCATGGGAATCTACTCGTCTTACCTATCGCCAGCTCGCTGACCGCAGCCGGGTGGTCGCAAAGGCGCTGCTCGGGGCGGGACTGCGACACGGCGACTGTATAGGGATCATGGATGGCAACAGCTACGAGTACATCGAGGTCTTTCTTGGTGCAGCTCGAATTGGGTGtcctgttgttgtcttgAATAACACATATACCCCGGATGAGCTGAGGAATGCAGTCTATCGCAGCT CCTGCAAGATCGTGTTTATAGCACCGAACATTGGAACGCGCAGCCTGGCGGATCACGTTGAGAATCTCCAGGCAACGAATGGAAAGAATTATGAATTGTcagagctgcagcaggtcATTCTGTTCAGGGCTGACATGCCCTCGGCCAACAATATGCTGGACACATACAGCAACTTTCTCCGCAAGCAACGTGCAGCATCTGTAGACAGCGAACTGGCACAGGCAGAGGCGAAGCTCGCCCCTGAGGACGTTCTCAATCTGCAGTTTACATCTG GAACCACTGGCTCGCCAAAGGCAGCGATGTTGACAAACAT TAACATCGTCAACAACGCACGCTTCGTCGGAAACGCAATGCGCCTTACACCCTCCGACGTGGTCTGCTGCGGGCCACCGCTATTCCACTGCTTCGGCCTTGTAATGGGATTCCTCGCCTCATTCTGCTACGGCGcatccatcatcttcccGTCTGACCACTTCCGCGCCAACTGCGTCGTCGACGCTCTCATGGCCGAGGATGCGACCGTCCTCCTGGGCGTCCCGACAATGTTCATATCGGAGCTGGAGATCCTCGCAAAGACAGGCCAGAAGCCGCGTCGGCTGCGCACCGGGCTGGCCTCGGGCTCGGCGGTATCTCAGACGCTGATGAATGAGATCCGGGCGCGCATGGGCGTGGATAAGATGCTGATTGCGTACGGGATGACAGAGACCAGTCCGGTTAATTTCATTACATCGCTGGATGACCCTGAAGACAAGCGGATTTCTACAATCGGGCGGGTCATGCCGCATACGCTGGCAAAGGTGGTGGACAAGCACGGGAAGATTCTTCCTCGGGGGCACAGAGGGGAGCTGCTTGTCGGTGGATATGCACTGCAGAAAGGGTACTGGAAGAACGAGGAAAAGACGCGCGAGGTCATGAAGCTCGATGCAGATGGAGTCCTCTGGATGCATACAGGCGACGAGGTGATGATTGATGAGCAGGGATATGGGCATATCACCGGGCGTATCAAGGACCTCATTATCCGGG GAGGAGAAAACATATTCCCCCGGGAGATCGAGGACCGACTGGTGGCGCATTCCTCGATCAGCGAATCCAGCGTGGTGGGCATCAAGGACGAGAGGTACGGCGAGGTTGTGGGCTGCTTCTTAAAGGCAACTCCGGGCTGCCAGAGAGTGCTCGACAAAGAGATCCAGCTGTGGGTTGAGAGCACCCTGGGCAGGCATAAAGCACCGCAGCATGTCTTCTGGATTGGCGACGCTGCAGTGGGCAACGACTTCCCCAAGACTGGCAGTGGGAAGCACCAGAAACACCTGCTCAGAGACACGGGCAACCGTCTGGTGGCACAGCAGAAGCCCCGTGCGCGTCTATAG
- a CDS encoding acetyl/propionyl/methylcrotonyl-CoA carboxylase subunit alpha (COG:E,I;~EggNog:ENOG410PMEQ;~InterPro:IPR000089,IPR011761,IPR016185,IPR011764, IPR005479,IPR005482,IPR005481,IPR011054,IPR011053;~PFAM:PF02786,PF02222,PF00364,PF02655,PF02785, PF07478,PF00289;~go_function: GO:0005524 - ATP binding [Evidence IEA];~go_function: GO:0046872 - metal ion binding [Evidence IEA]), whose amino-acid sequence MAAPSQNGATVHAAPLRPPLYVAPSPLREDGRPIIQKVLIANRGEIACRIIQTCRKLSITTVAVYVDEDASSRHIRDADEAINIGSIDRSARNPFLDVDLLIRTALSVDADAIHPGYGYLSENADFARSIREAGMIFIGPSDTAMSTLGDKRAAKDYLREHAPDVPLIPGYAGSSQDAAELGRIAAEIGFPVMLKASAGGGGKGMRIIRESGQLQAELERAQSEAQRSFGSADCILEKYVESSKHVEIQILGDAHGEVVSFFERDCSVQRRHQKVIEETPCTFLTDKTRKDMSATAVRIAKLINYENAGTVEFVVDAVTGKFYFLEVNARLQVEHPITEEVTGVDLVSLQLYAAAGGSLRALPALQDLTQHGHAIECRLCAEDPRKNFFPEHGKIHLWLPASGVLAAGRDVRYEAAVQSGSSVSIYFDSMIAKIVVWAPTRALAIEKMVKVLANTVCAGVQTNQLLMQRCLLHKAFHDPAYTTSFLGLHLDELLGEPAGPLSEIRKSLSILPAIALRNLANSPSSQKRPFQNVRRRFRNQHHDPANLQYDVVTMVDWPYNIKTDPTIPLMCVWTPEHAGSSTHEAHLLPLPESDTSQDDKRSPTSARYGQISQALRDGRVTSAGTRYTVSVDSWKPAEGDPALKESWLSTTLETSLNGKKILAHVAVVTDRLEALAGCLNRTQTVFCHVPAIGAPVEFKRDTSLSFIESTRAAASGGSDEEQRTVTAPMPCKVLSTLKKNGEEVKSGDIVMVIESMKMEVTISVSADGKFETNWKEGDAVEEGKTLCTVS is encoded by the exons ATGGCAGCTCCCTCGCAGAACGGAGCGACCGTCCACGCGGCACCCCTGCGGCCACCACTCTACGTCGCGCCCTCACCGTTACGAGAAGATGGCAGACCCATTATCCAGAAGGTCCTGATTGCAAATCGCGGCGAAATCGCCTGTCGCATCATCCAAACATGCCGGAAACTGAGCATAACGACTGTTGCCGTCTACGTTGACGA AGACGCATCATCTCGCCATATCAGAGATGCAGACGAGGCAATCAACATTGGAAGTATTGATCGCAGCGCGCGCAATCCATTCCTAGATGTCGACCTCCTCATTCGCACTGCCCTGTCTGTAGACGCCGATGCCATCCACCCTGGATACGGCTATCTCAGTGAAAATGCCGACTTTGCACGCTCCATTCGCGAGGCTGGGATGATCTTCATCGGGCCCAGTGACACTGCAATGTCTACTCTAGGCGACAAGCGGGCAGCGAAGGATTATCTTCGCGAACATGCCCCAGACGTCCCCCTAATCCCCGGTTACGCCGGGTCAAGCCAAGACGCAGCAGAGCTCGGTAGAATCGCAGCGGAAATCGGCTTCCCGGTTATGCTTAAGGCctctgctggtggtggaggtaAGGGAATGAGAATCATCCGCGAATCAGGGCAGTTGCAGGCTGAGTTGGAGCGCGCACAGTCGGAGGCCCAGCGCTCGTTTGGGTCGGCGGACTGTATTCTGGAGAAGTATGTCGAGAGCAGCAAGCATGTTGAGATTCAGATCCTGGGCGATGCACACGGCGAGGTGGTCTCGTTCTTCGAGCGAGATTGCTCAGTGCAGCGGCGACATCAAAAGGTCATCGAGGAGACGCCCTGTACGTTTCTCACAGACAAGACGAGGAAAGATATGAGTGCCACCGCAGTGCGTATTGCCAAACTCATCAACTACGAGAACGCCGGCACGGTCGAGTTTGTAGTCGATGCTGTAACGGGAAAGTTCTACTTCCTGGAAGTCAACGCACGACTGCAAGTCGAGCATCCCATCACAGAAGAAGTGACCGGAGTCGACCTGGTCTCGCTCCAGCTCTACGCCGCTGCAGGGGGGAGTCTACGTGCCCTTCCTGCTCTCCAAGATCTCACCCAGCACGGCCATGCCATAGAGTGTCGTCTCTGTGCTGAAGACCCGCGCAAGAACTTCTTCCCCGAGCATGGCAAGATCCATCTGTGGCTGCCTGCATCCGGCGTGTTGGCAGCAGGCCGTGATGTGCGATATGAAGCTGCAGTGCAGTCCGGATCCTCTGTCTCGATCTACTTTGACTCCATGATTGCAAAGATAGTCGTCTGGGCACCAACAAGGGCCCTTgcgattgagaagatggtcaAGGTGCTGGCCAACACCGTCTGTGCTGGTGTCCAGACCAACCAGCTTCTGATGCAGCGATGCCTCCTGCACAAGGCCTTCCACGACCCTGCATACACCACTTCCTTCCTCGGATTGCATCTCGACGAACTTCTTGGAGAGCCTGCTGGCCCTCTGTCCGAGATCCGCAAATCGCTCTCGATTCTTCCGGCAATTGCGTTGCGCAACCTGGCCAACTCGCCCTCATCTCAGAAACGTCCTTTCCAGAATGTGCGCCGGCGTTTTCGAAATCAGCATCACGACCCGGCTAATCTACAGTACGACGTTGTTACAATGGTGGACTGGCCGTACAATATCAAGACAGACCCAACGATACCGCTCATGTGCGTCTGGACGCCAGAGCACGCCGGGTCATCCACCCACGAGGCacatctcctccccctccctgAGAGTGATACCTCGCAAGATGATAAACGCTCTCCCACCAGTGCGCGATATGGCCAAATCAGCCAAGCCCTGAGGGATGGACGAGTAACCAGCGCCGGTACTCGATACACCGTGAGCGTCGATTCATGGAAGCCCGCAGAGGGAGACCCTGCCCTCAAAGAGTCCTGGCTATCAACCACACTGGAGACCAGCCTGAACGGCAAAAAGATTCTTGCCCATGTGGCTGTAGTCACGGACCGACTTGAGGCCCTTGCTGGGTGTCTGAACCGAACACAGACAGTCTTCTGCCATGTCCCAGCCATTGGGGCACCCGTCGAATTCAAGCGTGATACCTCGCTGTCCTTCATCGAGAGCACGCGTGCCGCAGCCAGCGGTGGAAGCGATGAAGAGCAGAGGACCGTGACGGCGCCGATGCCGTGCAAGGTACTTTcgacgctgaagaagaacggcgaGGAGGTCAAATCCGGCGATATTGTGATGGTTATAGAGAGCATGAAGATGGAGGTCACCATCAGTGTCTCGGCGGATGGTAAATTCGAGACGAACTGGAAGGAGGGcgatgctgttgaagagggcaAGACTCTTTGTACCGTTAGTTAA
- a CDS encoding uncharacterized protein (COG:E;~EggNog:ENOG410PKT4;~InterPro:IPR002293;~PFAM:PF00324,PF13520;~TransMembrane:12 (i45-66o72-91i130-156o162-181i193-213o233-252i273-295o324-344i376-398o404-426i446-467o479-500i);~go_component: GO:0016020 - membrane [Evidence IEA];~go_function: GO:0022857 - transmembrane transporter activity [Evidence IEA];~go_process: GO:0055085 - transmembrane transport [Evidence IEA]) — protein MESNLDIKNVEEWLEDGSPAEQSRIEGVTLRSEGSRRLKPLQTIAASWIICDSWAGVAATVALAIVQGGPVTLTYGLIAMFILVGACALTLGELASVYPTAGGQYHWTSILAPKPVRRVLSYACGTANMFAWIAICTGIAIIPAQLILGIVIFYYPDYNAQPWHYFLIYQAINGLVMLYNIGLLKRSLWIHDAAFLITLASFLVITITCLARSSGNYEPSANVWETFLNDSGWSSGGVAFLTGLVSPNYMYAGIDGALHLAEDCTNAATAVPWALVSTLTIGFATSFAFMVAMLYCTHDLQAVVETSTGIPIFEIWRQATQSPAATTVFVVLVCCAATFALIGAQETASRLTWSLARDEALLGSKWIGKMHDRLDVPVWAIVFNASVVFIIGCIYLGSSSAFNAFIGTGLILQHVSYAFPALLLLYRGRASSWLPESRKFRLPGPVGWTANLTTVCLAVVVLVFYNFPTVMPVTGSNMNYSSAVLGVMAIVACLNWVFYARKKYHCPYLRGIEE, from the exons ATGGAATCCAATCTGGATATTAAGAATG TAGAGGAATGGCTGGAGGACGGCAGCCCTGCCGAGCAGTCCCGTATCGAGGGAGTGACCCTGCGATCCGAGGGCAGCCGGCGTCTGAAGCCGTTGCAGACCATAGCGGCCAGTTGGATCATCTGTGACAGTTgggctggtgttgctgccACTGTGGCTCTCGCAATTGTCCAGGGTGGACCTGTGACCCTCACCTACGGTCTCATTGCTATGTTCATTCTGGTTGGAGCCTGTGCACTTACTCTTGGAGAGTTGGCCAGTGTATATCCGACTGCTGGTGGGCAGTATCACTGGACGTCGATTCTGGCTCCCAAGCCAGTCCGGCGAGTGTTG AGCTACGCCTGTGGGACTGCGAATATGTTTGCCTGGATTGCTATCTGCACTGGGATTGCCATTATCCCCGCCCAGCTCATTCTCGGAATTGTCATTTTTTATTATCCAGATTACAACGCCCAGCCCTGGCATTACTTTCTGATCTACCAGGCCATCAACGGGCTGGTGATGCTGTACAACATTGGGCTCCTGAAACGGTCGCTCTGGATCCACGATGCTGCCT TCTTGATTACTCTAGCTTCGTTTCTCGTCATCACAATCACCTGTCTTGCTCGGTCGTCTGGCAATTACGAACCGTCCGCAAACGTATGGGAAACCTTCCTCAACGACAGCGGATGGAGCTCCGGAGGTGTTGCGTTCCTGACTGGGCTCGTCAGTCCGAATTATATGTATGCTGGTATTGACGGGGCATTGCATCTGGCGGAGGACTGCACGAATGCCGCGACAGCAGTGCCCTGGGCTCTGGTCAGCACTCTTACCATCGGCTTCGCGACCTCCTTTGCCTTTATGGTTGCCATGCTCTACTGCACCCATGATTTGCAGGCCGTGGTGGAAACGAGTACGGG TATCCCGATATTCGAAATCTGGCGTCAGGCGACACAATCACCCGCCGCCACAACCGTCTTCGTTGTACTCGTATGCTGCGCGGCGACATTTGCACTCATCGGGGCTCAAGAGACTGCATCCCGACTGACCTGGTCTCTTGCCCGAGATGAGGCACTGCTGGGCAGCAAATGGATTGGGAAGATGCACGATAGACTTGACGTCCCCGTGTGGGCGATTGTCTTTAATGCCAGTGTTGTCTTCATCATTGGGTGCATCTATCTTGGGTCTTCATCGGCATTTAACGCGTTCATTGGGACGGGTCTGATTCTGCAGCATGTTTCGTACGCATTCCCTGCCCTGCTGCTTCTCTATCGTGGACGAGCGAGTAGCTGGCTGCCGGAATCACGCAAGTTCCGATTGCCAGGGCCGGTTGGATGGACGGCGAACTTGACTACAGTTTGTCTTGCCGTTGTAGTGTTGGTCTTTTACAACTTCCCTACTGTGATGCCTGTCACTGGAAGCAATATGA ACTACTCGTCAGCGGTGCTAGGAGTAATGGCAATTGTAGCTTGTCTTAACTGGGTATTCTACGCCAGAAAGAAATATCATTGCCCATATCTGCGAGGAATTGAGGAGTAA
- a CDS encoding uncharacterized protein (COG:S;~EggNog:ENOG410PV4T;~InterPro:IPR036864,IPR007219,IPR001138;~PFAM:PF00172,PF04082;~go_function: GO:0000981 - DNA-binding transcription factor activity, RNA polymerase II-specific [Evidence IEA];~go_function: GO:0003677 - DNA binding [Evidence IEA];~go_function: GO:0008270 - zinc ion binding [Evidence IEA];~go_process: GO:0006351 - transcription, DNA-templated [Evidence IEA];~go_process: GO:0006355 - regulation of transcription, DNA-templated [Evidence IEA]) has protein sequence MDDPDRLNAGISKRIRQACASCRRRKTKCSGERPVCFHCRRSRQRCVYEPYSSTVADPSVPPPPPAAQDNSAILQRINMLESRLAELSDRAVPQPLASPSQNGFLPSESPPQHFSSEQCSLPPPSVLQSTVDTFFAHVHNRPYSYIQEASFRRKLELGIVPNCLLLAVLSAAVRFSTHEYYEGRKPEAIEVYAKGSWMSVLTDHLTVVDNLTVEVVQTVNLLAIVEYTVGHVSSAWLKVGLAARISQDLRLMIESSQALPFPEQEERRRAFWSGYLLDRLISCGKSRPLCFHDDDCHVRLPCDEETLRTGQVQTTHTLHELLCWDSEIDHEQPPSPFGLVILMASIFGRCTRYVHRECNPVKTPPWDTNSEFSKINSSLLLLESYSGSRRLSVVDTLRDKHSTHRSDREQVVFAHTLFHLCHCLLNHPFLLRLRLKPFGSKAPTSFALRALQTASEHANQLMDLLRDASEAGFPLESSFYPYCIVVVGGIQSLVFHYEASKNDPHSSDSLDYFHQSLSTLERLAGTWGHAANMTVRLREFHAQGHIFSSLLDPACITDDIDAASVNALWTMLDYGLVGSRISDSPSFSGSLLSNMPSPSSWVLGSDIFNTASLGMGDTDPQLLGGLTPCHFNREVDTLLNPC, from the exons ATGGACGATCCAGACCGGCTGAATGCCGGCATTTCCAAGCGAATCCGCCAGGCCTGTGCCAGCTGCCG ACGGCGCAAGACCAAGTGCTCTGGGGAGCGTCCCGTGTGCTTCCACTGTCGCCGCAGTCGCCAACGCTGCGTGTATGAGCCGTACTCGTCCACCGTCGCCGACCCCAGTgtgcctccgccgccacctGCTGCCCAGGATAAT AGTGCAATCCTGCAGCGGATTAACATGCTCGAGTCGCGTCTGGCCGAGCTCAGTGACCGCGCAGTGCCCCAACCCCT AGCATCACCATCGCAGAATGGATTTCTCCCGTCTGAATCGCCTCCGCAACATTTCAGCAGCGAGCAGTG ctctcttcctcctccctcagTCCTCCAGTCCACCGTCGACACCTTCTTCGCTCACGTCCATAACCGTCCATATTCGTATATACAAGAGGCTTCGTTCCGGCGCAAACTGGAGCTGGGGATCGTACCAAACTGCCTGCTGCTAGCCGTCCTGTCAGCTGCAGTCCGCTTTTCCACCCACGAATACTATGAAGGCAGAAAGCCAGAGGCCATCGAGGTGTATGCGAAAGGCTCGTGGATGTCGGTTCTCACCGACCATCTCACCGTGGTAGACAACTTGACGGTGGAGGTGGTACAAACCGTGAATCTGCTTGCCATTGTGGAATATACAG TTGGTCATGTCAGCTCTGCCTGGCTCAAGGTCGGCCTCGCAGCGCGCATATCCCAGGACCTGCGTCTGATGATAGAGTCCTCCCAAGCACTCCCATTCCCGGAGCAAGAGGAGCGCCGGCGAGCGTTCTGGTCAGGATATCTATTAGACAGGCTGATTTCATGCGGAAAGTCACGGCCTCTGTGCTTCCACGACGACGACTGCCATGTCCGTTTGCCATGCGACGAAGAGACCCTCCGTACTGGACAGGTGCAGACCACGCATACCCTGCACGAGCTGCTCTGCTGGGACTCGGAAATCGATCACGAACAGCCTCCCAGTCCTTTTGGTCTGGTCATCCTCATGGCCTCCATCTTCGGACGATGCACGCGATACGTGCACCGAGAGTGCAATCCCGTCAAAACACCTCCCTGGGACACCAACTCGGAGTTTTCCAAGATCAACtcgtccttgctgctgcttgaatCCTATTCCGGGAGTAGACGCCTCTCTGTCGTTGATACACTGCGAGACAAGCACTCCACGCATCGATCAGACAGAGAGCAGGTCGTCTTTGCCCATaccctcttccacctttGTCATTGtcttctcaaccaccccTTTCTCTTACGACTACGTCTAAAGCCATTCGGATCAAAAGCTCCCACTAGCTTCGCCTTACGCGCCCTTCAGACGGCGAGCGAACACGCCAACCAGCTGATGGACCTTCTTCGTGATGCCAGCGAGGCAGGGTTCCCCCTGGAGTCATCGTTCTACCCATACTGCATTGTAGTCGTAGGCGGGATACAGTCTCTCGTGTTTCACTACGAAGCATCCAAGAACGACCCGCACTCCTCAGACAGTCTAGACTACTTCCACCAAAGTCTCAGCACGCTCGAGCGCCTAGCAGGGACATGGGGACACGCTGCAAACATG ACTGTCCGGCTTCGTGAATTCCACGCCCAGGGTCATATATTTTCTTCACTTCTGGATCCCGCCTGCATAACCGACGACATCGACGCTGCCTCTGTCAATGCCCTTTGGACAATGCTCGATTATGGCCTAGTTGGCTCTCGAATCAGCGACAGCCCCAGTTTCTCGGGCTCGCTTCTATCCAATatgccatcgccgtcttcCTGGGTTCTGGGCTCCGATATATTCAACACGGCTTCCCTCGGAATGGGCGATACAGACCCCCAGCTACTGGGTGGGCTGACACCTTGTCACTTCAATCGTGAGGTGGACACCCTGCTGAATCCCTGTTGA